A section of the Acanthopagrus latus isolate v.2019 chromosome 20, fAcaLat1.1, whole genome shotgun sequence genome encodes:
- the nlrc3 gene encoding NLR family CARD domain-containing protein 3 isoform X1, with protein MERKAHYDSILDRSKRIVWQDDCYVDLQSTSGSVSSQADTEEVGWIQKHQEQLRRFITASFLEGLLNHLRKMDVLSSSEEIKIKEAGRLQDQVNMLTTIVTGKDTQGSDVLRGFIESSDSQVAQLIINHDSMVKEHKEALLRRYEQYRDRDSVSCPKLNIPSRSLLMVDGLSDLQQKEHDLMQVGVTRGRKRNHLRQLGLPKLLEPLTRVSLPPRVSLTVGVAGIGKTTWVRHFVRQWSQGGICADVSFVLPFTFSELNSLEKLSAERLVKMAFPHLTDPSVVLGSSCRTLLILDGLDEFRCALNFSDAVPCNDPKKEMSIDDLVTNIIRGNLLPDVAVWVTARPGVASLIPGGLVDRVTEIPGFSPKDIQIFLNHHFSERDFASKIWAHLESNNILMVMCYIPCICWIVADTLMYIMQSGTQESLPRTCTELYAHFCSMKAEVGEPRGREPVKMEQLHGTNRKLLGNLGRLAFYGLLKHKYTFSEQDLRAYGIDLLLTQCSLGAGVLVRDESPISTTYRFTHLTLQEFLAATFYHGSSKRAIFDLFSESTMSWPKIGFQNHFKSAFQHSQQAEDGHLDVFVRFLTGLLSSVALKPLAGILALGKEDGNLKAWAAGFLQGLLVSGGAVVSLRAVNLAYCLQELQHTELLRSVEEDLQLGSLAGKLTRAHCVVLGYLLHVSPDCSEQTNLTGSLNYSTVKCLLPQLLYCSHLRLENNHFKDDVMELLGSLLSAKDCHIQKMSLAENSISNKGAKALSRALLVNRTLTSLNLRNNNIGSKGAKFLAEALKMNQVLVSINFQNNAIEEEGAQALAEVLLCNRKLVSLNIQKNTIGAGGAKRIADALKTNRTLTKLILCSNQLGDKGTVALAEALTVNHTLLSLQLQSNSISNRGMTALTKALRLNRGLVSLNLRENSIGVEGAKNMAHALHENNSLQNLDLTANLLHDEGVQAIAGAIKFNQGLTSLHLQWNFIKSSATKALAHALLSNSTMQLLDLQENAIGNEGVVFLAEALKTNASLRTLCLQGVSAGTSGAIAMAKALLTNQTLQTLDLRGNAVGMEGAKALANALKSNRSLKSLNLQENSLGMDGAIFIATALKGNHQLTYINLQGNGVGESGAKVISDAIRANAPGCVVDI; from the exons ATGGAGAGGAAGGCACATTACGATTCGATCCTGGACCGAAGCAAACGCATTGTGTGGCAGGACGACTGCTACGTGGATCTTCAGTCCACGTCCGGCTCCGTCTCTTcacaagcagacacagagg AGGTTGGCTGGATCCAAAAGCATCAAGAGCAGCTACGTCGCTTCATAACAGCCTCCTTCCTGGAAGGGCTGTTGAACCACCTGAGAAAGATGGATGTGCTGAGCTCATCTGAGGAGATCAAGATCAAGGAAGCGGGCAGACTTCAGGACCAGGTTAACATGCTCACGACTATTGTCACTGGCAAGGACACTCAAGGGTCTGATGTCCTCCGTGGCTTCATAGAGAGCTCAGACTCTCAGGTGGCCCAGCTCATCATAAACCATG ACTCCATGGTGAAGGAGCACAAAGAAGCGCTGTTGCGTCGATATGAGcagtacagagacagagattCGGTCAGCTGCCCGAAACTGAACATCCCCTCCAGATCCTTGCTCATGGTCGACGGACTCTCTGACCTCCAACAAAAGGAACATGACTTAATGCAAGTGGGGGTGACTcgaggaaggaaaagaaatcaTCTCCGACAGCTGGGGCTGCCCAAACTCTTGGAGCCCCTGACTCGGGTCAGTTTACCTCCCAGGGTCTCCCTCACAGTAGGCGTGGCTGGTATTGGCAAGACTACCTGGGTCCGACACTTCGTCAGACAGTGGAGCCAGGGGGGAATCTGTGCAGATGTGAGCTTCGTCTTGCCTTTCACTTTTTCTGAGCTGAACTCACTGGAGAAACTTTCTGCAGAGAGGCTGGTGAAGATGGCTTTTCCTCATTTAACAGATCCCAGTGTGGTCCTGGGCAGCTCCTGTCGCACACTGCTCATACTTGATGGTCTGGACGAATTCCGCTGCGCTTTAAACTTCTCCGATGCAGTGCCATGCAATGACCCGAAGAAAGAAATGTCCATTGATGACCTAGTTACTAACATCATCCGAGGGAATCTGCTCCCTGATGTAGCAGTGTGGGTGACTGCCAGGCCAGGAGTGGCCTCTCTCATCCCCGGAGGTTTGGTTGACAGAGTCACTGAGATCCCAGGATTCAGCCCGAAGGACATCCAGATCTTCCTAAACCACCACTTCTCAGAGAGGGATTTTGCCAGTAAAATATGGGCACACTTGGAGTCCAACAATATCCTAATGGTGATGTGCTACATACCGTGCATTTGCTGGATAGTAGCTGATACTCTGATGTACATAATGCAGAGTGGAACGCAGGAGAGCCTTCCGAGGACTTGTACTGAGCTGTATGCTCACTTTTGCTCCATGAAGGCAGAAGTAGGAGAACCAAGAGGCAGGGAGCCTGTGAAAATGGAGCAGCTCCATGGGACCAATCGCAAACTGCTGGGGAATCTTGGACGACTGGCGTTTTATGGGCTCCTCAAACACAAGTACACCTTCAGCGAGCAGGACCTAAGGGCCTATGGGATAGATCTCCTGTTAACTCAGTGCAGTCTTGGTGCTGGAGTTCTTGTTCGGGACGAGTCACCAATTTCTACAACATACCGGTTCACTCATTTGACTCTACAGGAGTTTCTTGCTGCTACTTTCTACCATGGCTCCTCCAAGCGGGCCATCTTTGACTTATTCTCAGAGAGCACAATGTCTTGGCCCAAGATTGGTTTCCAGAACCACTTCAAAAGTGCCTTTCAGCACTCGCAACAAGCTGAAGATGGTCACTTGGATGTATTTGTGCGCTTCCTGACAGGCCTGCTGTCCTCAGTGGCACTGAAACCTCTTGCTGGAATCCTGGCGCTTGGGAAAGAAGATGGCAATCTGAAGGCATGGGCAGCAGGGTTCTTGCAAGGTCTCCTGGTCAGTGGGGGTGCTGTTGTGTCCCTGCGTGCAGTCAACCTGGCGTATTGTTTACAggagctgcaacacacagagctgttgcGGAGCGTTGAGGAAGATTTACAGCTTGGTAGCCTAGCAGGGAAGCTGACGCGGGCTCACTGTGTCGTGCTGGGCTACCTGCTGCATGTGTCTCCAGACTGCAGTGAACAGACCAACTTAACAGGCTCTCTGAACTACTCAACAGTGAAATGTTTGCTTCCGCAGCTGCTGTACTGCAGCCATCTCAG GTTAGAGAATAATCACTTCAAAGACGATGTCATGGAATTGCTGGGAAGCCTCCTCAGCGCCAAAGACTGCCATATCCAGAAGATGAG TTTGGCGGAGAATTCCATCAGCAACAAAGGCGCCAAGGCCCTGAGTCGAGCCCTCTTGGTGAACCGGACGCTAACCTCTCTTAA TCTCCGGAACAACAACATTGGCTCTAAAGGTGCGAAGTTCTTGGCAGAGGCTCTGAAAATGAACCAAGTCCTCGTGTCAATTAA CTTCCAGAACAATGCCATTGAGGAGGAAGGTGCTCAGGCCCTTGCAGAGGTACTGCTGTGCAACCGCAAACTGGTGTCTCTGAA TATACAGAAGAACACGATTGGAGCAGGAGGAGCCAAAAGGATTGCAGATGCACTGAAGACAAACCGGACTCTCACAAAGCTGAT TCTTTGTAGCAACCAGCTTGGGGACAAAGGAACCGTCGCTCTGGCAGAGGCTTTGACAGTCAACCACACTCTGCTCTCGCTTCA ACTTCAGAGTAACTCAATCAGCAACAGAGGGATGACGGCCTTGACCAAAGCACTCAGGCTGAACCGGGGTCTCGTCTCCTTGAA TTTAAGGGAGAACTCAATCGGTGTGGAGGGAGCAAAGAACATGGCCCACGCTCTGCATGAGAACAACTCTCTACAAAACCTTGA tctcACAGCCAACCTGCTACACGATGAAGGAGTTCAAGCCATAGCCGGAGCAATTAAGTTCAATCAAGGCCTCACATCTTTGCA CCTCCAGTGGAATTTCATCAAGTCCTCTGCCACCAAAGCTCTGGCCCACGCTCTCCTCTCGAACTCCACGATGCAGCTCTTGGA cctgcaggagaaTGCTATCGGGAATGAAGGAGTCGTTTTTCTTGCTGAAGCCCTGAAAACCAACGCTTCTCTACGTACTTTATG CCTCCAGGGCGTCTCAGCGGGAACAAGTGGCGCCATTGCTATGGCAAAGGCTCTTCTGACAAACCAAACCCTGCAAACATTAGA tCTACGTGGGAACGCTGTCGGGATGGAGGGAGCCAAGGCTCTGGCTAATGCGCTGAAAAGCAACAGAAGCCTGAAGTCGTTGAA TCTGCAGGAGAACTCTCTGGGGATGGACGGAGCCATATTCATTGCAACTGCCCTGAAGGGAAACCACCAGCTGACGTACATcaa tttgcagGGAAATGGCGTTGGAGAATCTGGAGCAAAAGTCATATCTGATGCGATAAGAGCCAACGCGCCGGGCTGTGTGGTCGACATCTGA
- the nlrc3 gene encoding NLR family CARD domain-containing protein 3 isoform X2, translating to MKKENRLLLRIIEVGWIQKHQEQLRRFITASFLEGLLNHLRKMDVLSSSEEIKIKEAGRLQDQVNMLTTIVTGKDTQGSDVLRGFIESSDSQVAQLIINHDSMVKEHKEALLRRYEQYRDRDSVSCPKLNIPSRSLLMVDGLSDLQQKEHDLMQVGVTRGRKRNHLRQLGLPKLLEPLTRVSLPPRVSLTVGVAGIGKTTWVRHFVRQWSQGGICADVSFVLPFTFSELNSLEKLSAERLVKMAFPHLTDPSVVLGSSCRTLLILDGLDEFRCALNFSDAVPCNDPKKEMSIDDLVTNIIRGNLLPDVAVWVTARPGVASLIPGGLVDRVTEIPGFSPKDIQIFLNHHFSERDFASKIWAHLESNNILMVMCYIPCICWIVADTLMYIMQSGTQESLPRTCTELYAHFCSMKAEVGEPRGREPVKMEQLHGTNRKLLGNLGRLAFYGLLKHKYTFSEQDLRAYGIDLLLTQCSLGAGVLVRDESPISTTYRFTHLTLQEFLAATFYHGSSKRAIFDLFSESTMSWPKIGFQNHFKSAFQHSQQAEDGHLDVFVRFLTGLLSSVALKPLAGILALGKEDGNLKAWAAGFLQGLLVSGGAVVSLRAVNLAYCLQELQHTELLRSVEEDLQLGSLAGKLTRAHCVVLGYLLHVSPDCSEQTNLTGSLNYSTVKCLLPQLLYCSHLRLENNHFKDDVMELLGSLLSAKDCHIQKMSLAENSISNKGAKALSRALLVNRTLTSLNLRNNNIGSKGAKFLAEALKMNQVLVSINFQNNAIEEEGAQALAEVLLCNRKLVSLNIQKNTIGAGGAKRIADALKTNRTLTKLILCSNQLGDKGTVALAEALTVNHTLLSLQLQSNSISNRGMTALTKALRLNRGLVSLNLRENSIGVEGAKNMAHALHENNSLQNLDLTANLLHDEGVQAIAGAIKFNQGLTSLHLQWNFIKSSATKALAHALLSNSTMQLLDLQENAIGNEGVVFLAEALKTNASLRTLCLQGVSAGTSGAIAMAKALLTNQTLQTLDLRGNAVGMEGAKALANALKSNRSLKSLNLQENSLGMDGAIFIATALKGNHQLTYINLQGNGVGESGAKVISDAIRANAPGCVVDI from the exons atgaaaaaggagaaCAGACTGCTTCTCAGAATAATAG AGGTTGGCTGGATCCAAAAGCATCAAGAGCAGCTACGTCGCTTCATAACAGCCTCCTTCCTGGAAGGGCTGTTGAACCACCTGAGAAAGATGGATGTGCTGAGCTCATCTGAGGAGATCAAGATCAAGGAAGCGGGCAGACTTCAGGACCAGGTTAACATGCTCACGACTATTGTCACTGGCAAGGACACTCAAGGGTCTGATGTCCTCCGTGGCTTCATAGAGAGCTCAGACTCTCAGGTGGCCCAGCTCATCATAAACCATG ACTCCATGGTGAAGGAGCACAAAGAAGCGCTGTTGCGTCGATATGAGcagtacagagacagagattCGGTCAGCTGCCCGAAACTGAACATCCCCTCCAGATCCTTGCTCATGGTCGACGGACTCTCTGACCTCCAACAAAAGGAACATGACTTAATGCAAGTGGGGGTGACTcgaggaaggaaaagaaatcaTCTCCGACAGCTGGGGCTGCCCAAACTCTTGGAGCCCCTGACTCGGGTCAGTTTACCTCCCAGGGTCTCCCTCACAGTAGGCGTGGCTGGTATTGGCAAGACTACCTGGGTCCGACACTTCGTCAGACAGTGGAGCCAGGGGGGAATCTGTGCAGATGTGAGCTTCGTCTTGCCTTTCACTTTTTCTGAGCTGAACTCACTGGAGAAACTTTCTGCAGAGAGGCTGGTGAAGATGGCTTTTCCTCATTTAACAGATCCCAGTGTGGTCCTGGGCAGCTCCTGTCGCACACTGCTCATACTTGATGGTCTGGACGAATTCCGCTGCGCTTTAAACTTCTCCGATGCAGTGCCATGCAATGACCCGAAGAAAGAAATGTCCATTGATGACCTAGTTACTAACATCATCCGAGGGAATCTGCTCCCTGATGTAGCAGTGTGGGTGACTGCCAGGCCAGGAGTGGCCTCTCTCATCCCCGGAGGTTTGGTTGACAGAGTCACTGAGATCCCAGGATTCAGCCCGAAGGACATCCAGATCTTCCTAAACCACCACTTCTCAGAGAGGGATTTTGCCAGTAAAATATGGGCACACTTGGAGTCCAACAATATCCTAATGGTGATGTGCTACATACCGTGCATTTGCTGGATAGTAGCTGATACTCTGATGTACATAATGCAGAGTGGAACGCAGGAGAGCCTTCCGAGGACTTGTACTGAGCTGTATGCTCACTTTTGCTCCATGAAGGCAGAAGTAGGAGAACCAAGAGGCAGGGAGCCTGTGAAAATGGAGCAGCTCCATGGGACCAATCGCAAACTGCTGGGGAATCTTGGACGACTGGCGTTTTATGGGCTCCTCAAACACAAGTACACCTTCAGCGAGCAGGACCTAAGGGCCTATGGGATAGATCTCCTGTTAACTCAGTGCAGTCTTGGTGCTGGAGTTCTTGTTCGGGACGAGTCACCAATTTCTACAACATACCGGTTCACTCATTTGACTCTACAGGAGTTTCTTGCTGCTACTTTCTACCATGGCTCCTCCAAGCGGGCCATCTTTGACTTATTCTCAGAGAGCACAATGTCTTGGCCCAAGATTGGTTTCCAGAACCACTTCAAAAGTGCCTTTCAGCACTCGCAACAAGCTGAAGATGGTCACTTGGATGTATTTGTGCGCTTCCTGACAGGCCTGCTGTCCTCAGTGGCACTGAAACCTCTTGCTGGAATCCTGGCGCTTGGGAAAGAAGATGGCAATCTGAAGGCATGGGCAGCAGGGTTCTTGCAAGGTCTCCTGGTCAGTGGGGGTGCTGTTGTGTCCCTGCGTGCAGTCAACCTGGCGTATTGTTTACAggagctgcaacacacagagctgttgcGGAGCGTTGAGGAAGATTTACAGCTTGGTAGCCTAGCAGGGAAGCTGACGCGGGCTCACTGTGTCGTGCTGGGCTACCTGCTGCATGTGTCTCCAGACTGCAGTGAACAGACCAACTTAACAGGCTCTCTGAACTACTCAACAGTGAAATGTTTGCTTCCGCAGCTGCTGTACTGCAGCCATCTCAG GTTAGAGAATAATCACTTCAAAGACGATGTCATGGAATTGCTGGGAAGCCTCCTCAGCGCCAAAGACTGCCATATCCAGAAGATGAG TTTGGCGGAGAATTCCATCAGCAACAAAGGCGCCAAGGCCCTGAGTCGAGCCCTCTTGGTGAACCGGACGCTAACCTCTCTTAA TCTCCGGAACAACAACATTGGCTCTAAAGGTGCGAAGTTCTTGGCAGAGGCTCTGAAAATGAACCAAGTCCTCGTGTCAATTAA CTTCCAGAACAATGCCATTGAGGAGGAAGGTGCTCAGGCCCTTGCAGAGGTACTGCTGTGCAACCGCAAACTGGTGTCTCTGAA TATACAGAAGAACACGATTGGAGCAGGAGGAGCCAAAAGGATTGCAGATGCACTGAAGACAAACCGGACTCTCACAAAGCTGAT TCTTTGTAGCAACCAGCTTGGGGACAAAGGAACCGTCGCTCTGGCAGAGGCTTTGACAGTCAACCACACTCTGCTCTCGCTTCA ACTTCAGAGTAACTCAATCAGCAACAGAGGGATGACGGCCTTGACCAAAGCACTCAGGCTGAACCGGGGTCTCGTCTCCTTGAA TTTAAGGGAGAACTCAATCGGTGTGGAGGGAGCAAAGAACATGGCCCACGCTCTGCATGAGAACAACTCTCTACAAAACCTTGA tctcACAGCCAACCTGCTACACGATGAAGGAGTTCAAGCCATAGCCGGAGCAATTAAGTTCAATCAAGGCCTCACATCTTTGCA CCTCCAGTGGAATTTCATCAAGTCCTCTGCCACCAAAGCTCTGGCCCACGCTCTCCTCTCGAACTCCACGATGCAGCTCTTGGA cctgcaggagaaTGCTATCGGGAATGAAGGAGTCGTTTTTCTTGCTGAAGCCCTGAAAACCAACGCTTCTCTACGTACTTTATG CCTCCAGGGCGTCTCAGCGGGAACAAGTGGCGCCATTGCTATGGCAAAGGCTCTTCTGACAAACCAAACCCTGCAAACATTAGA tCTACGTGGGAACGCTGTCGGGATGGAGGGAGCCAAGGCTCTGGCTAATGCGCTGAAAAGCAACAGAAGCCTGAAGTCGTTGAA TCTGCAGGAGAACTCTCTGGGGATGGACGGAGCCATATTCATTGCAACTGCCCTGAAGGGAAACCACCAGCTGACGTACATcaa tttgcagGGAAATGGCGTTGGAGAATCTGGAGCAAAAGTCATATCTGATGCGATAAGAGCCAACGCGCCGGGCTGTGTGGTCGACATCTGA